A stretch of DNA from Cloacibacillus sp.:
AGCGCCTCCCAGGCGCCGCCTTTGGGGCAGCCGAGCAGGGAGGAGAGGAAATCCATCATCACCGATATCTCTCCGTCCTCTTTTATCTCGATGTAGTCCTTCATCACGCCGGTAAATACCGCGTAGTTGCTCTCTCCGTGCGGGACGTGGTATTTCCCTCCGAGCGGATAGGAGAGCGCGTGGACGGCGGCGCAGCCGGCGGTGCCGAAGGCGATGCCCGCGTAGTTGGAGGCGGTGAGGAAGGAGCCGAGCAGCGGCAGGCGCGCCTCCCTGCCCCTCTCCGCTATCTCCAGATAGTTCTTTATGATTATCTCAGCGGCCCTGTAAGAGAGCAGCCTTGTGAAATCGGTGGCCTTCGGCGAGAGCGCGGACTCCACGGCGTGCACGAGCGCGTCTATCGAGCTCGCGGCGAATACCTCAAAGGGCAGGTCGCGCAGCAGCTCCGGGATGAGCACCGCCTGGTCGGCGAAGAGGGCGTCTGATACGAGCCCCATCTTGGTGCCGAGGCGCGTGCGGTTGATGATCGAAATATTCGTCACCTCGCTGCCGGTGCCGCAGGTCGTCGGCACGATGATAAAGCCCGCTTCGCGCCTGATATCGGAAGGGGCGGCGTACAGTTCGTCGGTAGTTTTACCGCCGGAGGCCGCGACGATCTTCGCGATGTCGACGATCGTGCCGCCGCCCACGGCGATGAGGCGCTCAAATCCGAGCGCCATCACGGACTCGATTATCCTGTCGGTCATCTCGTCGGTAGGTTCCCCGCCGCCGAAGTCCTCCACAAAGAGGCTCTTGAGCGGCAGCCCCAGCGGGGCGAAGTATTTTTCATATATGGGACGGATGGTGAGTATGAAGTCCCCGCGGCCGAGGGAAAATTCCTCGGCGAATTCTCTGCAGTTTTCAAACCTGTGCAGCTCCGTCTTTAAGACTATCTCTTTCATAAACGCGCCTCCCCGGATAGGTTTTTATATTTTCTTTTATTATACTCAGTTTTTTCCGGGAGGATATCGGCGCTCTTCGCAAAACTATCTCTTTGCGCCGCTGAAATGTTACCTGATATTTGCCAAATATTTACCGCGACAGCCCCAACATATCCTTGCAATTAATCGGGAAAACAATTAAACTATTTCTGCTTTATGCATTCTATGTCGCTACACGGAAGGGACGTGAGACGTAAATTGAAAAAAAACACTGGTGTCTGGTGTGTCAGACATGGAGCGAAACTCCAAAACTTCCGCCCGTTAACTTCACGCCGAACCGCTTTCGGCTTTATCGCTAAGGCTGCCGGTATGTCAGCTTTTGTGTTATATGGCGAATATCTTCGTATATGACACGCTCCTTTGGTCTTCATATAAAAATCCAGAGGAGGGCATATAGATGAACACCATCAACAAACCATTGATAATAATCGAAAATCTCTGTAAGAGTTTCGAGGACGGCGACGTTCTCAGAAACATCAGTTTTACCATACGCGAGGGAGACCTGGCCTCAATAATCGGGCCTTCGGGCTGCGGCAAGTCGACCTTTCTGCGCTGCATCAACTGTCTTGAGCTGATGGACTCCGGCTCGGTCACCGTCACCGGCGTCACCGTCTCGCGCAAGCCGGGAGAGGTGCCGAGCGACGAGATGCTGCAGAAGGTCCATGAACTGCGCACCGAGGTCGGCATGGTCTTTCAGAGCTACAATCTATTTCCGAATAAGAACCTGCTGCAGAACATCATGCTCGCGCCGATGGTCGTCAAAGGGATGAAGAAGGACGAGGCCCACGAGCTCGGCATGAAGATGCTCGAAAAGGTCGGCCTCAAGGGCTTCGCGCAGAAATATCCCTCGACGCTCTCCGGCGGACAGAGTCAGCGGGCGGCGATCGCCAGGGCGCTGGCGATGAACCCGCGCGTAATGCTCTACGACGAACCGACCTCGGCGCTCGACCCCGAGCTGGTCGGAGAGGTTCTTCAGGTCATGAAGGACCTTGACGCCGAGGGAATGACCCAGATAATCGTCACGCATGAGATGAAGTTCGCCAAGGACGCCTCGGACTATATCATCTTCATGGACAAGGGCGAGATCGTCGAATATGAGGACGGAGACATCCTCTTCGCCAATCCGAAGAACGACCGTACGCGCGCTTTCCTGCGCCATTTCGTCAACGCGGGGGTAACTTGCTGATGAGAGCCGACGTCGTTCATACGCAAACAGGGCCTGTACATGAAGAGACTAGGCGCTCACACAAAATCAAAG
This window harbors:
- a CDS encoding 4-hydroxybutyrate dehydrogenase, which gives rise to MKEIVLKTELHRFENCREFAEEFSLGRGDFILTIRPIYEKYFAPLGLPLKSLFVEDFGGGEPTDEMTDRIIESVMALGFERLIAVGGGTIVDIAKIVAASGGKTTDELYAAPSDIRREAGFIIVPTTCGTGSEVTNISIINRTRLGTKMGLVSDALFADQAVLIPELLRDLPFEVFAASSIDALVHAVESALSPKATDFTRLLSYRAAEIIIKNYLEIAERGREARLPLLGSFLTASNYAGIAFGTAGCAAVHALSYPLGGKYHVPHGESNYAVFTGVMKDYIEIKEDGEISVMMDFLSSLLGCPKGGAWEALETLLDKILAKKPLREYGVKEDELDEFADSVMQCQQRLMANNFVPLDRGRVLKIYRELY
- a CDS encoding amino acid ABC transporter ATP-binding protein, with product MNTINKPLIIIENLCKSFEDGDVLRNISFTIREGDLASIIGPSGCGKSTFLRCINCLELMDSGSVTVTGVTVSRKPGEVPSDEMLQKVHELRTEVGMVFQSYNLFPNKNLLQNIMLAPMVVKGMKKDEAHELGMKMLEKVGLKGFAQKYPSTLSGGQSQRAAIARALAMNPRVMLYDEPTSALDPELVGEVLQVMKDLDAEGMTQIIVTHEMKFAKDASDYIIFMDKGEIVEYEDGDILFANPKNDRTRAFLRHFVNAGVTC